A single genomic interval of Acaryochloris thomasi RCC1774 harbors:
- a CDS encoding VOC family protein, with product MSQPTGSILFHLAFPVTDIAQTKAYYGDGLGCTIGRESDQAVILNLYGNQLVAHMTHEPLPPQKGIYPRHFGLVFEAETDWEAFLHRVEQHQIEIYLPPKVRFSGQKLEHQTFFLEDPFHNLMEFKSYRHSSAIFGDREFAQIGERS from the coding sequence ATGTCTCAGCCTACAGGTTCAATCCTATTTCACTTGGCATTCCCTGTCACCGACATTGCCCAAACCAAAGCCTATTACGGAGACGGTTTGGGCTGCACCATTGGTCGGGAAAGTGATCAGGCTGTCATTCTCAATCTTTATGGGAATCAGCTGGTGGCCCACATGACCCATGAGCCTTTGCCGCCCCAAAAAGGGATCTACCCACGACATTTTGGACTCGTATTCGAGGCTGAGACAGATTGGGAAGCCTTTCTACATCGAGTTGAACAGCACCAAATAGAGATATATCTACCGCCGAAGGTTCGTTTTTCAGGTCAGAAGCTAGAACATCAGACTTTCTTCCTTGAAGATCCGTTTCATAATCTGATGGAATTTAAGTCGTATCGTCATTCGTCTGCCATCTTTGGAGATCGCGAGTTTGCTCAAATTGGCGAGCGGTCCTGA
- a CDS encoding TIGR00297 family protein yields the protein MSFFYDIAGWNPWLVAVLLNLSLGLVGWKLVSKLLTSAGLVHAFILGVLVWGTLGWAGYTVVLFYFLVGSGVTRIGKAKKEAEGIAEKRGGARGPENVWGSAAAGTVCAIATLFTSSVYHPLLLLGYVASFSTKLSDTTASEVGKAYGQRTFLITTFRSVPRGTEGAVSLEGTLAGIVASIALALLGWAVGLVSPLGMVWCAIAAFIATNIESLIGATLQSRFAWLTNEVVNGINTAIGAAAAIGIAVLIQALL from the coding sequence ATGTCGTTTTTCTATGATATTGCGGGTTGGAATCCTTGGCTGGTGGCGGTGCTACTCAACCTCAGTTTAGGACTGGTGGGCTGGAAGCTGGTGAGTAAACTGCTAACGTCTGCGGGGCTAGTCCATGCGTTTATTTTGGGCGTTCTCGTCTGGGGAACGCTGGGTTGGGCTGGCTACACAGTTGTGCTGTTTTACTTTTTGGTGGGGTCTGGGGTGACTCGGATCGGCAAGGCAAAGAAAGAGGCAGAAGGCATTGCTGAAAAGCGTGGCGGCGCTAGGGGGCCTGAGAATGTCTGGGGGTCGGCTGCTGCTGGCACTGTCTGTGCGATCGCAACTCTCTTCACCTCTTCTGTTTATCACCCGCTGCTGCTGTTGGGATACGTCGCTAGTTTCAGCACCAAGCTCTCAGATACCACCGCCAGCGAAGTGGGCAAAGCCTACGGTCAACGGACATTTTTGATTACCACTTTTAGGTCCGTACCCCGAGGAACTGAAGGGGCGGTGAGCTTAGAAGGTACCCTAGCGGGAATTGTTGCTTCTATTGCCCTAGCGCTGCTGGGCTGGGCGGTGGGACTTGTGTCGCCATTGGGGATGGTGTGGTGTGCGATTGCTGCCTTCATTGCGACCAACATCGAAAGCCTGATTGGTGCCACCCTGCAATCACGTTTTGCGTGGCTGACCAACGAAGTTGTTAACGGCATCA